TGGCGCGTGCGGGCCGTGTTGCTCGGTGCTACCGACGGGGAGGACGGCGAGGTCCGTCTCCGCGGCGTCGGCCTCGGTCCACGTCGCGTCGAAGAGGTTCATGTCGATATTGTCGGAACGGGTGGTCTTGTAGCCGGTGGAATTTGAATTGGAAGGCACACGGCTTACCCAACTCCACGGCGTACTTCGTCGAGCATGACCGACTCAGACGACGGACGAGAGCTAGGCGTGGAACTCGGTGACCTCGAAGACGACCTCGAATCTGCCGACTACCCGATGGACAGCGGGGAACTGATGGACAAGTACGGCGACCGAGAACTCGACTTGCAGGGTGGTTCCGAGACGCTTCGGGAAGCACTCGCCACCGGTGACGACGAGACCTTCGAGTCCGCAGACGAAGTCGAACAAGCGATTCTCAACCGAGTGAGTAGCGAGGCCGTCGGTCGCGAGGGCTACAGCGACCGCGGGTCTGACGCGGCGGACGACAACACCGACGAGTCGTTCTGAGTGTGGGAGCACGTACCCAGAAGGGCGGAAACACGAAGGTACTTCCCTCCGAACTCGGGGTATGGTTCGCATTCTCTCGGAGTCGGCAGTCCGAGACTGTCTCTCGTTGTCCGAACTCCTGCCGGTCGTCCGCGAAGCGTTCGAAAAGCAGGGTCGCGGCGAAGTCGAGCGTCCCGAGCGACCGCACTTCCCGGTCGGTGCTGGACTCGACGACCCGGACCCGAACGGCACGGGTCTCGTAATGGCTGCCTACCTCCACGGTGCGAACTACTACGCGACGAAACTGGTGGGCGTCTTCGAGGGCAACGCCCAGCGAGGGCTACCGACCGTCAACGCCCAAATCGCGCTGACCACGGCAGACACTGGGCTTCCCGTGGGGTATCTCGAAGGCACGAGAATCACCAACGCCCGAACTGGTTGTATCGGCGGCTTGGCGGCCACAGAACTCGCGCTCGACGGGCCGGTCACGCTCGCAATTCTTGGCGCTGGCACGCAGGCCCGCTGGCAGGCCCGAGCGATTGCGGCGGCGACCGAAGTCGAATCGGTACGCGTCTACTCGCCGAGCGATTCGAAGGCGTCTTGCGCCGCAGACCTCCGTGACGAGGGAATCCAAGCCGAAGCCGTCGATTCTCCAAAAACTGCTGTTTCCGGTGCGACTGTCGTCGTGACTGCAACCACGAGCGAAGAACCCGTCTTCTCAGGTGCCGACCTCGAACCGGGAACGCTCGTCGTCGCCATCGGAGCCTACACCGCCGAGATGCGCGAACTGGACGCGACGACCTTCGACCGGGCGAGTCGAGTCTTCGCCGACGTACCAGAGGAAGTCGCGGAAATCGGCGACGTGCTGGACGCCGACGTGGAAGCCGACGAACTGTTCACCTTTTCGAGCGCGCTCGAAGGCGAAATCGGTCGGGAGAACGACGACGAAATTCTGGTGGTCGAGAGCGTCGGCTCTGCGGTGTTGGACGCCGCCGTTGCGGAACACGTCTTCGAGCGCGCGAAAGAAGCGGGAGTCGGGACGGAAGTCGAGTTGTAGCTACTTTTCGGTGCCGCCGTCAGCAGAGGTGAGGTCGCCGTCTCCAGAGACGTCGGCGTTGGGTCCGACATCGGGAGCGTTAGCCTTTTCGTCGTCTTCGATGACGGTTTGCTTCCACGTGCCGCGGGTGAACCACAGCACCGCGGCGATTGCGCCGACGACGTTGCCGAACGCCATGCCCCACCAGATGCCCAGCGGCCCCCAACTCGCGACGAACGCGAGGTAGTAGACCGTCGGCACGCGTCCGAGCCAGAGCGCGACCATCGAGAACCCGAGCGCGGTCCTCGTGTTGCCAGCGCCACGGTACGCGCCGAGCATCACCTGCAAGACGGCCATGAACGTGAACTCGACCGTGCGGATGCGCAAGTACGTCGAACCGTGTTCGACGGTCTGCTTCGCGGCTTGCGTGCCGGTGGCCATGAACACCGAGACGATTGGCTCGGGGAACAGCGCGGCGACGACTGCGACGCCGAGCATCACGGACGCGCCGGCTTTCGTCGCGAGCCAGACTGCTCGCTCGGCGCGGTCTTCCTTCTGTGCGCCGAGGTTCTGGCCGACCATCGTGTTCGTGGCCCGCCCGAGTCCCATCGCGGGCAGGAACACGAGCGACGCGAGTCGGTTACCCAGTCCGTACGCGGAGACGACTGGCGGCGCGAACTGGACGACCATCGCGGTCAGCGTAATCATCGCCAGCGCGCTCATCGACTGTTCGAGCGTCGAGGGGACGCCGATGCGTACGATGTTCCGGATGTACTCGAAGTCGGGCACGAGGTCGTCGAAGTTCACCGTCGGTCCGGCGTCGGTGCCGAACAGGATGTAGAATCCGATGAGGCTGGCGACGCCGCGAGAGAACACGGTGGCGACTGCCGCGCCCTCGATGCCGGTGATGGCTTCCGGGGTCGGACCCAATCCGAAGATGAGTATCGGGTCCAATATCACGTTGAGCGCGACGCTGATGGCCATCACGCGCATTGGCGTCTTCGTGTTCCCGTAGCCTCGCATCAGCGACGAGAAGACGAAGAAGCCGAACAGGAACGGCATTCCGAGGAAGAACACCTCCATGTAGTCGCCCGCCAGCGGGACGATTTGGTCGGTCGTCTCCTGTTGGCTCGGGATGAGTTCGAGCATCGGCGTCGTGGCGAAGAACCCGAGGATGCCGAGCAATATCGCTAAGATGCTGATGAACACCAGTATCTGCCCGGCGACCTTTCCGGCCGAGCCCTCGCTGTCCGCGCCGGTGTACTGGGCGACGAGGATGCTCCCGGCAGTCGTGAACCCGCCCGCGATGGAGATGAGGAGGAAGATGAGCGGGAACGCGAGGCTGATCGCACCGACGGCATCGGCCGAATACCGGCCGAGCCAGAACGTGTCCGCGATGTTGTACGTGACTTGTAGCAACTGGATGACCACGATGGGCCACGCGAGCCGGAACATCGGGCGGACGAGACCGCCCTCTGTGATAGAGTCGTCAGGTGTTGGAGGGTCCATTGTATTTCGAAACGAAAGGGGGTATTTTGAATGTGTGGGTTGGGGGGCAATGCAGAGGCCGCGCTCAGGAGACGAACGGTCCGTACTACTGTCCTAAATAGCTACCTTGATAAATCATTTTTTCAGACGTGGTATCACGGGGCATGGATTCGGCGGACTAAGCGTACTCACTTCGTTGCGTGCGACTTGCAGGGTTCAAATCCCACTCGGGACGTAGTTTGACGCTCACGTTCGAGACGAACACACGTTTCGCGGTGTTCGTCGAATTGTTTGCGTCAAAACTAGCGGGCGACGTGGGATTTGAACCCACGACCTTTTGGTCCGGAACCAAACGTTCTGTCCGCTGAACTAGCCGCCCTCGTCAATTACTACCACAGCACTAATCTTAACGATTCGGAAAGACCCACATTTCGCACTCCCGGTCACGGGGACCCTGCGTAGGCAACGAGTCGGCTTAAGGAACCAGCGCAAGTCCATCCGATGGGTTTCCAATGACTGTACGCACTCTCGAAGGATACTCGACGCGCTCGAAGAACTCGAATCGCAGGTCGAGCACGAAGAAATCAAACAGGCGTTCCGCGACCACCGCGAGGAGACGCAGGGTCACATCGACCGCCTCGAATCGGTGTTCGACAGACTCAGCGAACCGGCCGAAGAGGAAGAGTGTGAGGCGATTCAGGGCATCATCACCGAGCAGGAACACTTCGCCGAGGAGGAGGACCCCGACCAGGCAGTCCTCGACGTGTTCAACCTCACGTCGGCACAGAAGGTCGAACACTACGAGATAGCCGCCTACGGGAGCCTCGCGATGCTGGCCGACCGTCTCGGAATGGAGGAGGCTGGCGACATCCTGCACGAGAACTTGGAGGAAGAACAGGCAACGCT
The sequence above is a segment of the Halorussus halophilus genome. Coding sequences within it:
- a CDS encoding DUF5789 family protein, which translates into the protein MTDSDDGRELGVELGDLEDDLESADYPMDSGELMDKYGDRELDLQGGSETLREALATGDDETFESADEVEQAILNRVSSEAVGREGYSDRGSDAADDNTDESF
- a CDS encoding ornithine cyclodeaminase family protein; the protein is MVRILSESAVRDCLSLSELLPVVREAFEKQGRGEVERPERPHFPVGAGLDDPDPNGTGLVMAAYLHGANYYATKLVGVFEGNAQRGLPTVNAQIALTTADTGLPVGYLEGTRITNARTGCIGGLAATELALDGPVTLAILGAGTQARWQARAIAAATEVESVRVYSPSDSKASCAADLRDEGIQAEAVDSPKTAVSGATVVVTATTSEEPVFSGADLEPGTLVVAIGAYTAEMRELDATTFDRASRVFADVPEEVAEIGDVLDADVEADELFTFSSALEGEIGRENDDEILVVESVGSAVLDAAVAEHVFERAKEAGVGTEVEL
- a CDS encoding MATE family efflux transporter, producing the protein MDPPTPDDSITEGGLVRPMFRLAWPIVVIQLLQVTYNIADTFWLGRYSADAVGAISLAFPLIFLLISIAGGFTTAGSILVAQYTGADSEGSAGKVAGQILVFISILAILLGILGFFATTPMLELIPSQQETTDQIVPLAGDYMEVFFLGMPFLFGFFVFSSLMRGYGNTKTPMRVMAISVALNVILDPILIFGLGPTPEAITGIEGAAVATVFSRGVASLIGFYILFGTDAGPTVNFDDLVPDFEYIRNIVRIGVPSTLEQSMSALAMITLTAMVVQFAPPVVSAYGLGNRLASLVFLPAMGLGRATNTMVGQNLGAQKEDRAERAVWLATKAGASVMLGVAVVAALFPEPIVSVFMATGTQAAKQTVEHGSTYLRIRTVEFTFMAVLQVMLGAYRGAGNTRTALGFSMVALWLGRVPTVYYLAFVASWGPLGIWWGMAFGNVVGAIAAVLWFTRGTWKQTVIEDDEKANAPDVGPNADVSGDGDLTSADGGTEK
- a CDS encoding DUF892 family protein, whose protein sequence is MLDALEELESQVEHEEIKQAFRDHREETQGHIDRLESVFDRLSEPAEEEECEAIQGIITEQEHFAEEEDPDQAVLDVFNLTSAQKVEHYEIAAYGSLAMLADRLGMEEAGDILHENLEEEQATLEKLKDLAGEYDYQQITAD